The Euphorbia lathyris chromosome 2, ddEupLath1.1, whole genome shotgun sequence genome includes a window with the following:
- the LOC136219532 gene encoding ubiquitin-conjugating enzyme E2-17 kDa has translation MASKRINKELKDLQRDPPASCSAGPVADDMFHWQATIMGPGESPFAGGVFLVSIHFPPDYPFKPPKVSFRTKVFHPNINSNGSICLDILKEQWSPALTISKVLLSICSLLTDPNPDDPLVPEIAHMYKTDRAKYETTARSWTQKYAMG, from the exons ATGGCTTCAAAGAGAATTAACAAGGAATTGAAAGACCTGCAGCGGGACCCTCCAGCTTCATGCAGTGctg GTCCAGTTGCTGATGATATGTTCCATTGGCAAGCAACAATCATGGGCCCAGGTGAAAGCCCGTTCGCTGGTGGTGTGTTTCTTGTATCAATTCATTTTCCTCCAGATTATCCATTCAAGCCACCCAAG GTATCCTTTCGCACAAAAGTTTTCCACCCCAACATCAACAGCAATGGAAGCATTTGtcttgatattttgaaagagcAATGGAGCCCTGCCCTTACTATATCCAAG GTTCTTTTGTCAATCTGCTCACTCCTGACTGATCCAAACCCAGATGATCCGTTGGTGCCTGAGATAGCTCACATGTACAAGACTGACAGGGCCAAATATGAGACTACTGCTCGATCCTGGACCCAGAAGTATGCCATGGGTTAG